One genomic window of Nicotiana sylvestris chromosome 10, ASM39365v2, whole genome shotgun sequence includes the following:
- the LOC104245680 gene encoding glycine-rich cell wall structural protein-like — protein sequence MRFSARFLGVVLLIVFISGMVSADMFGRRLLGAGGSGGGGGGLFGGGIGAGGSSSYLGSAGTGIGGGLHGGSGSGSGGGSNDHLGRRLLGGAGGSGGGGGGLGGLGTGIGGSNDHIGSGGTGFGGGLVEGSGSGSGGGH from the coding sequence ATGAGGTTCTCAGCTCGTTTTCTTGGAGTTGttctcttaattgtttttatCAGTGGCATGGTTTCTGCTGACATGTTTGGTAGGCGGTTGCTTGGTGCTGGTGGCTCAGGCGGAGGCGGAGGCGGTTTATTTGGCGGGGGAATTGGTGCCGGTGGAAGTAGTTCCTATTTAGGAAGTGCTGGTACTGGAATAGGTGGAGGATTGcatggtggtagtggtagtggctcTGGTGGTGGAAGTAATGACCATTTAGGAAGGCGGTTGCTTGGCGGTGCAGGTGGCTCAGGCGGTGGTGGTGGCGGTTTAGGGGGGTTGGGAACTGGTATTGGTGGAAGTAATGACCATATAGGAAGTGGTGGTACTGGATTTGGTGGAGGATTGGTTGAGGGTAGTGGGAGTGGCTCGGGTGGTGGACACTAA